The sequence below is a genomic window from Nostoc flagelliforme CCNUN1.
TCAATATGCAAAGTCAAACCACCCTTTCTCACGGCGAGGCTATTATCAGATTCTTGCTGCAACACCTGCCAACCTGGGTCATTTGTTGAATTAAGGCAAGACCAGAAAATTGCACGACTCGTTTCAAAAAATCAGGGCGATGCTCTAAAATTTCTGGAAAATTACCAAGATAAGCTTGAGTAAGGGCTGCAATAGAAGGCTGAATTACCTCAAGCGGTGTCATCGCTAGGCGCAAGGATTCTTCGATATTGATCGCTTTGCTAACAACCAAACTACCAAGCCAAAATTGTAGATAACTGGCAATGAGCATTCCTAAATCGAATCCAGGATCTCCCCAAGCGCCGCGTTCCCAATCTATCAATCGAATAATACTATGACTCGATTGCTCTGCTTGAGAAATAGTTTGCTCCCAATCGTTGTGCAAAAGAATGTTGTTCAGCTTTAGGTCATTGTGCGTTAGACAACAAGCCTCGAAAGCAGTGGTGAGTTCTGTGATCGCTTTTCCCAGACTATCGTAACGTTGATAGAGAGCAAAGAATTTCAGACCGTCTGCTGGCATCTGGCCAAAAACTTCCGGGCTAATTCGTTCTAGCCCACGAGCAAATTTAGGAGTTTGGGCAACGGGTATATCTTCAGAATTGTGAGAGAAGAATTCCTGATATTTTTGATTGTTAAAAGTAGCGCGATGGATTGTAGCTAGAGTAGCTCCGATTGAAGTTGCGATCGCTGTTGGGAAAACGTTTTCTTTAGTGTAGAATTCAAATAAATCGCAATAGTCATTGAGGTAGTTAAAAACAATGATTGAATTCTCAGCATCAAAATGAAGTATTTGCGAAATCATTGAACAAATGTGATTAATCTTTGGAAATCTTTGTAATAACTCTTGAATCCGCCATTCATTGAGGAACTCACCAGCCGTTTTCCCTTCTTGATTGTGACGCTCCTGTTTGACGAGGAGTTTATGACTGTCCTGGAAACTTAATAACAAATTAAAGTTTTTGGCAAGTTTTAGTTCAATTTTGCTCAAATCTGGTTCTTCTTGATTACAAATACTCTGCCCAACTAAATACTTAAAAACGTTTTGAGAGTTTAACAAAAGTGTCATAAGTATCCCTATGCCTGATGTTGAGTTTCTGCTTGCTTACACAAATAACAGTCTCTTGTTCTCTATAACAAGGCACTTAATGATTATTGTTCGACCCTAGTGTGATTAGAGCAGCTGTACTGTATTAAGTGCATCTTCATAGTGAATTGGATCGGTACGTTTATTTACTTCCACCCTACCGAAGTCCTCGTTAACTAGGTTATTTCGGCTTAGTTAACGAGGCTTTTACAGTTATTGAAAAACTATTTTCTGTTGGCAAGTAGCTTAATTCCTTAACTTAGATGAAAACTCATCCCACTGTTCTACTGAAGTTTTGCAGGGAGAGATTGCTGTGGAAAACGGAAGTAAGTACCTAACACCTTTTCAGCGTAAGCTTCTGCTCAAGAGTCTAGAAGCAGAATTACGCCCAGAATATCGCCGTCGCATTGAAATTATGTTGCTTGCAGATGCAGGTCAATCTCAGAGGTTGTTTGAAAAGTGTCAGCTTGAGCCTAAAATGCAACTCACAGAAGGGATCGCAAGTCCCAGAACCCTTATTCTCTCGTTTCAACTTCTGGATAGCCAGGGTAGTCAAACATACGTTGGACGACTTTTCAAACATCCTCTCAGGCACAAATCTGTAAAGCCTTGGAATGTTGTCAAGAAACTGCACGCCATTGGATTGCTATGGCAAAGACAGGAATGGCTCACTGCTGGAATGATAGCCCGATGGGTCGCCCCAAGGCTGTTAATGAGCAGTATCTTGTTCGTTTGCAAGAACTGGCAAGTCATAGTCCACGCGAGTATGGCTATCCATTTCAACGCTGGACAGGGCAATGGTTAAGCAAGCATTTGGCTAAAGAACTGGGAATTAAGGTTAGCAGTTGCCACATCAACCGTTTGCTTAAAGAAATGGGGCTTTCTACTCGACCAAAAGACAACACCACTGAGAAAGAAACATCAAGCCAACGGGATTCCGGCATTAAGATTGGCGATTTGCCATCGAACGTCGAGCCTAGTTTCTTGTGGCAATTCAGTTTGATGAAAACCAGTAAGTAATTCTGCACCTGGAAAGCTATGATTCAGAATAAATCTACGTTTCAAAAGCAACAACTAGGTCAACAACTCACCCAAACCTTGGGTCAACCTCTTTCAGAACAAGAACTTTCAAATTGCCTTCAACAAATTGAAATCCTTGAACCAAATGCAGGTAAACTGTTTTGGGAAGCAGCAGACGCTACGGTTGGCATTTATGTCATCCTGGCAGGTAAAGTCAGACTGCTCAATAGCACAGATAACTTAATAGCATCCGTAGGAGTGGGAGCATCATTCGGTGAGCTAACCCTGTTTCCAGAGTCAGGCTTTCAGGCTTACACTGCCAGGGCTTCAGTAAACCTCAAAGTTTGCTATATTCCGGGAGATTGTTTGCGATCGCTCATCCGCAAATATCCCTCCATTGGACAGCATCTTAACCGCCAAGCACTACTTTGGGATTTACTGCTGTTATGTCGTCAGACTCCTTACCTTGCCGATGCTCCTGTAGAAGGATTGATGCAAATATTACCATTACTCGAACAGCATAATCTCCAAGTTGGTAAACTCCCATCTTCTCTACTCAAAGACCAGCAACTTTGGTTACTGCGGCGAGGAGAACTATTGCACACATCAGGATGCAAGCTTACCGTTGGAAATATTTACGCTCTTGAGCAGTTACCCAAAGAACGTAGTTGGCAAGTGACTCAACCAAGCCAAATCTACAGCCTCAGCGCCCTACTTAAAGATGCAAAGGAAGCCAGCACTCCTTTTTGGCAGTTCTTTGAATTAGCTAAACCTCACTGGCTGGTGTTGTTAGAAGTGTTTATCGCTTCCATCCTGCTTCAGATTTTTGGACTGATCACACCGCTATTTACTCAGCTATTGTTAGACCGAGTTGTTGTACAACGCAGCGATCTGACATTAACAGCTGTAGGGATAGGATTACTCATCTTTAGCCTATTCCGAGTCGCCATGACTGGACTGCGGCAATATCTTTTAGACCACACAGCTAACCGAGTGGATCTAGCCTTAATTGTAGGTTTTATTAGCCATACTTTCCGTTTACCCTTGAACTATTTCGAGTCCCGCTATGTGGGAGACATCATTTCCCGTGTACAAGAAAACCGCAAGATTCAACGTTTCCTCACGGGTGAAGCACTATCTATCGTTCTCGATTTACTTACAGTATTCATCTACGTAGGATTGATGTTTTGGTACAGTTGGAAGATGGCATTGCTTGTGTTAGTAATTGTGCCGCCATTCGTATTACTGGCACTCATTGCCACACCCTTCTTACAGCGTGTTTCTCGTGAGATTTTTAGTGCTTATAACGAAGAAACTGGTTATTTGATTCAATCTCTCACTGGTATCCGCACTATCAAATCTATGGCAGTTGAGCAGTCTGTGCGCTGGAAGTGGGAGGAATTTTTTGGCAAGTCAATTAAAAAGAACTTTTCCGGGCAGGTGATTGGCAATACGCTGCAAATATTTAGCTCTGGCATTGAAGCTGTAGTTAGCACAATATTACTGTGGTTTGGGGCATGGCAAGTAATACAAAACGAACTCACGATTGGGCAACTTGTCGCTTTTAATATGTTGTTGGGTAATGTGATTAATCCTTTTCAGCGATTGATTATGCTATGGAATGAATTGCAAGAAGTGCTGATTGCTGTTGAACGCATTAATGATGTCATTGACGCTGAACCAGAAGAAGATTTGCACTCGTCATCTCGGCAATCTTTACCACCCATTCGCGGTTACATTGCCTTTGATAAAGTAACTTTCCGTTACCATCCAGAAAGCGATGTCAACACACTAGAAAATATTAGTTTTGAAGTACGACCAGGGCAAATGATAGCGCTGGTTGGGCGTAGTGGTTCGGGAAAGACAACGATTTCCAAGCTGGTATTGGGGCTGTATCCTCCTACAGAAGGGAAGATTTTGATTGACGGGTATGATGTCACTACCTTGTCATTGCGCTCGCTCCGTTCTCAAATTGGTGTTGTTGACCAAGATACTTTTCTCTTTGGTGGTACGATTCGGGAAAACATTAGTTTAGGTTATCCCGAAGCAACCTTAGAAGAGGTGATAGAAGCAGCGCAACAAGCGGGAGCGCATGAATTTATTAAAGAATTACCGATGGGCTATGAAACACAAATCGGTGAGGGCGGAGGAACCCTATCTGGTGGACAAAGACAACGACTAGCGATCGCCCGCGCCCTTGTAGGTAATCCCCAACTGCTGATTTTAGATGAAGCCACCAGTAGTCTTGACGCTGAA
It includes:
- a CDS encoding phosphotransferase family protein, encoding MTLLLNSQNVFKYLVGQSICNQEEPDLSKIELKLAKNFNLLLSFQDSHKLLVKQERHNQEGKTAGEFLNEWRIQELLQRFPKINHICSMISQILHFDAENSIIVFNYLNDYCDLFEFYTKENVFPTAIATSIGATLATIHRATFNNQKYQEFFSHNSEDIPVAQTPKFARGLERISPEVFGQMPADGLKFFALYQRYDSLGKAITELTTAFEACCLTHNDLKLNNILLHNDWEQTISQAEQSSHSIIRLIDWERGAWGDPGFDLGMLIASYLQFWLGSLVVSKAINIEESLRLAMTPLEVIQPSIAALTQAYLGNFPEILEHRPDFLKRVVQFSGLALIQQMTQVGRCCSKNLIIASP
- a CDS encoding peptidase domain-containing ABC transporter, with translation MIQNKSTFQKQQLGQQLTQTLGQPLSEQELSNCLQQIEILEPNAGKLFWEAADATVGIYVILAGKVRLLNSTDNLIASVGVGASFGELTLFPESGFQAYTARASVNLKVCYIPGDCLRSLIRKYPSIGQHLNRQALLWDLLLLCRQTPYLADAPVEGLMQILPLLEQHNLQVGKLPSSLLKDQQLWLLRRGELLHTSGCKLTVGNIYALEQLPKERSWQVTQPSQIYSLSALLKDAKEASTPFWQFFELAKPHWLVLLEVFIASILLQIFGLITPLFTQLLLDRVVVQRSDLTLTAVGIGLLIFSLFRVAMTGLRQYLLDHTANRVDLALIVGFISHTFRLPLNYFESRYVGDIISRVQENRKIQRFLTGEALSIVLDLLTVFIYVGLMFWYSWKMALLVLVIVPPFVLLALIATPFLQRVSREIFSAYNEETGYLIQSLTGIRTIKSMAVEQSVRWKWEEFFGKSIKKNFSGQVIGNTLQIFSSGIEAVVSTILLWFGAWQVIQNELTIGQLVAFNMLLGNVINPFQRLIMLWNELQEVLIAVERINDVIDAEPEEDLHSSSRQSLPPIRGYIAFDKVTFRYHPESDVNTLENISFEVRPGQMIALVGRSGSGKTTISKLVLGLYPPTEGKILIDGYDVTTLSLRSLRSQIGVVDQDTFLFGGTIRENISLGYPEATLEEVIEAAQQAGAHEFIKELPMGYETQIGEGGGTLSGGQRQRLAIARALVGNPQLLILDEATSSLDAESERIIQTNLNKILQDRTTLVIAHRLSTVRNADKILVLDRGLLVESGTHDELMAKRGHYFYLNQQQLTIAI